The proteins below come from a single Mycobacterium parmense genomic window:
- a CDS encoding sensor domain-containing diguanylate cyclase, translated as MEGPRLDACLNDAAWCRRFALLGVFGIAALTWVGWATGVDALTRICPTWPRMVPWTCLWLSGLGAAIVAQSGRPSPGRVWAGRGLALMVAALAGTTLGEYAAGGWPGLDELWFGQALRAAQQTWPGRPSPQTASSALLLAAGATLIRIDTWTRVVWPACLAAGAAIPFFTVGAYLLNALALVGYSPSTGQALTTALALLLLAAAMSLARPDRFPVAWLLARPDRNFLLQLAGILAGFPVVVALTRPICLRLRLGERAAWTFSILLGTLIIGAITFFFLQREQKLRIEKESAGKQRADAELRYRILADNAVDVIVHLRDGKVAWVSPSVVAALGGPVERWTGPGFERRIHPDDRDTLAAALQRIAGGESVLQRFRIRAVDGAYHWVDGHGKPYLDADGDADGVIAALRIVDDQVEAEQRLERLARFDTLTGLVNRAEAIGRLESALAAPPTLGAHLGILFCDVDHFKHINDTWGHGAGDTVLTTLACRIRECVREGDTVGRTGGDEILVLLPGVHSLDEAAQIAEKIRCRAAEPIDESGVTIRATLSIGATIAVPGEAVSSITARADTAMYQAKTGDRNTVIRI; from the coding sequence TTGGAGGGTCCGAGGCTGGATGCGTGCCTGAACGACGCCGCCTGGTGCAGGCGGTTCGCGCTGCTAGGGGTGTTCGGCATCGCCGCGCTGACCTGGGTCGGCTGGGCGACCGGTGTGGACGCGCTCACGCGCATCTGCCCGACCTGGCCGCGGATGGTGCCGTGGACTTGTCTGTGGTTGTCAGGTCTGGGCGCCGCGATCGTCGCGCAGTCGGGCCGCCCGTCGCCGGGCCGCGTGTGGGCCGGTCGGGGCCTGGCCCTGATGGTGGCGGCCCTGGCCGGCACCACCCTCGGGGAGTACGCGGCCGGTGGCTGGCCGGGGCTGGATGAGTTGTGGTTCGGTCAGGCGCTGCGGGCGGCGCAACAGACCTGGCCTGGGCGTCCGAGCCCGCAGACCGCGTCGTCGGCCCTGCTCCTGGCCGCCGGCGCGACGCTGATACGGATCGACACGTGGACCCGCGTCGTCTGGCCCGCTTGCCTGGCGGCCGGTGCGGCCATCCCGTTCTTCACGGTAGGGGCCTACCTCCTCAACGCTCTTGCCCTGGTGGGCTATTCGCCGTCGACCGGCCAGGCGCTCACGACGGCCCTCGCGCTGTTGCTGCTGGCCGCCGCGATGTCGCTGGCGCGCCCCGACCGCTTTCCCGTCGCCTGGCTACTCGCCCGACCCGATCGGAACTTCCTGTTGCAGTTGGCGGGCATCCTCGCCGGGTTTCCGGTCGTGGTCGCGCTGACGCGGCCAATCTGCTTGCGGCTCAGGCTGGGTGAACGCGCGGCGTGGACCTTCTCGATACTGCTGGGCACCCTCATCATCGGGGCGATCACGTTCTTCTTCCTGCAGCGCGAACAGAAGCTGCGCATCGAGAAGGAGTCGGCAGGCAAGCAGCGCGCCGACGCCGAGCTGCGCTATCGCATCCTCGCCGACAACGCCGTCGACGTCATCGTTCACCTGCGCGACGGAAAGGTCGCGTGGGTCTCCCCGTCGGTCGTCGCCGCGCTGGGCGGGCCGGTCGAGCGCTGGACCGGCCCGGGCTTCGAACGCCGCATCCATCCCGACGACCGCGACACCCTGGCCGCAGCGCTGCAAAGGATCGCCGGCGGCGAATCGGTCCTGCAGCGGTTCCGGATCCGCGCCGTGGACGGCGCATACCACTGGGTCGACGGTCACGGGAAGCCGTACCTCGATGCCGACGGCGACGCCGACGGCGTGATCGCGGCGCTGCGGATCGTCGACGACCAGGTCGAGGCCGAGCAGCGCCTCGAACGGCTGGCCCGGTTCGACACCCTCACCGGCCTGGTGAACCGGGCCGAGGCGATCGGGCGCCTCGAATCGGCGCTGGCGGCGCCGCCGACGCTCGGAGCGCACCTCGGCATCCTGTTCTGCGACGTCGACCACTTCAAGCACATCAACGACACGTGGGGGCACGGCGCCGGTGACACCGTGCTGACCACCCTGGCGTGCCGGATCCGCGAATGCGTCCGCGAGGGCGACACGGTGGGCCGCACGGGCGGCGACGAGATCCTCGTTCTGCTGCCCGGCGTGCACAGCCTCGACGAGGCCGCCCAGATCGCCGAGAAGATCCGTTGCCGCGCAGCCGAACCCATCGACGAATCCGGTGTGACGATCCGCGCGACGCTGAGCATCGGCGCCACCATTGCCGTTCCCGGAGAGGCCGTCTCCTCCATCACGGCGCGCGCCGACACGGCGATGTACCAGGCCAAAACGGGCGACCGGAACACCGTCATCCGGATCTGA